The DNA region GCGGCGCCGCTGCTCGAGCCGTTCCGAGGGACCTACGTCGAGCGGAGCCTGTCCGGACGTGGGCTACACGTGCTCGCGCTCGGGAGCGTCCCGCACGCTTTTTCCAAGCTAGTTCCACCAGCAGCTGCCGGTGACGAGCACATCGAGGTCTACAGCGAGAAGCGGTACGCCGCGATCACTGGCGACACCTACGACGGCGCGCCCGCGGAACTGCTGGACAAGCAGAAGGAGCTGGACGCGCTCCTCAGGGCGCTAGCACCCAAGGCAACCGTCGCAGCCACCCGGAGCGATGAGCACGTGCCGCTGTCCGCGCAGGAGGTCGACAAGATCCGGAGTGCACTGGACGCGATCGACCCGGACGTCGGCCACGATGAGTGGCTCAGGGTTGGGATGGCGTTGCACTTCGGATTTGAAGGCAGCGCGGAGGGGCTGGCGCTCTGGAACGAGTGGAGTGCTGGTGGCGGAAAGTACAAGAACGGCGAGCCGGCGGACCGTTGGCGGTCGTTCAAGCGAAACGGCGTCACGCTCGGATCGCTTTTCCACTTCGCCAAGAAGCACGGCTGGCGACCCGAGCCCACAGCCGAGCAGGACTTCGGGCCAGCGCTCGCGCGCGACGAAGCCTTCGTCAGCCTGGACGATCTCAACAGTCAGTTCTTCGTGATCGAGGAGTCGGGACGGCACTTCGTCGCGTGCGAGTCGTACGATCACGCACGCCGCAGAAGGATGCTCAAGCGCTTCTCGTTCGCAGAGTTCAAGGCGCGCTATCTCGGGCGAACGGTCCTCAACGAAAAGGGCCGGCAGATCCCGATGGCGAAGAGCTGGCTCGAGTGGCCCGGCCGCAGGCAGTACCTCGGTGGCGTGGTCTTCGTGCCGGGTCGCTCTCTCCCGTCCGACGTGCTGAACCTGTGGGGTGGCTGGGCAGTAGCGCCCAAGCCCGGTGACTGGTCGCTTCTGCGCGAGCACATCCACGACGTCATCTGCTCCAAGAACGACGAACTGGATGCTTACGTGATGGGCTGGCTGCGCCGCCTCGTGCAGCGGCCGGATGAGCCAGGAGAGGTCGTCCTGGTTCTGCGAGGCGTCCAGGGCGCCGGGAAGAGCGTTGTTGGCTACGCGCTGCAGAGGATGTGTGGTCAGCACGGGATGGCCGTGGCAAGCCAGCGCGCGGTCACGGGCCAGTTCAACGCGCACCTTCGCGACCTCCTCCTGCTCGTGGCGAACGAGGCCGTCTTCCCCGGAGATCGCAGCGGCACGTCGGCCCTCAAGGCGCTCGCAACCGACCCGACGATCTTTCTCGAGCAGAAGGGGATCGATGCGGTCGAGGTGCCGAACTACCTGCACATCCTCATGACCACGAACGAGAACTGGGCGGTTCCGGTTGCGCTGGACGACCGCCGCTTCGCGGTCCTCGACGTGGCCAGTTCTCGCGTCGGCAACCGACCGTACTTCCGGGCCCTGCAAGCGGCGGTGAGGAACGACGATGTCATCGCTGCGATGTTGCACGACCTCCTCTCCGAACCGCTCGGTAGCTACGAGGTGCGCGACATCCCCAGGACCGAGGCCCGACACGAGCAAATGATGCAGTCTCTCGAGGGCGCGGAAGCGTGGTTGTTCCACGTGCTGACGCTCGGCGAGCTTTCACCGAGCGCGGTCGAGTGGCCGACGTTCGCCGCAACGACGACGCTCTACCAAAGCCACGAAGACTGGGCACGAAGCGGAAAGCATAGGCGCCTCCAAGACCCTGCGGTGATCGGCAGGTTTCTCGCGCGCTTCTTCGCAACCGAGCGACCGCGATCAGTCGGTGGCGCGCGAGTCCGGGGATACCAACTCGGAACGCTCGCCGAGGCGCGCGAGCGGTTCTGTTCCGTGCTGGGACTCTCCTCCGCGGTTTGGGGCGAAGACGCGGGAAGGGACACGTCCGCAGCCGACTCCAGGCGGGTTATGGAGGACCTCCTGTGACCAGCAGGCGCGGGCGCCCGAGAGCTGCGCCGGCCTGTGCGGTCCGGGTTGGGAGCAGAACCCGGACCGCACAGGAGCCCCGTCCCTACGTGTTCGGGCCGGGTGGTCCGGGTGGCCCGGGTGTTCCCGGGGTTACGAGAACGCGGGGGCACCAGGGGAAGACCGGACCAAGTCTTGGCGTCCCTGGTCTCCTCTTCTCTCTCTCTCACCCGGACCACCCGGACCAAATAGCCAGGGACGCGCGCCTCCGCGGTCCGGGCTCGGGCGACTACCCCGGACCACCCGGACCACACCACCCTGCAGCCCCCCCACGGCCGCGGGTCCTCTTGCGACCAGCGGGATTGCGGGGTCGCAGAGGCGCCTTCTTCCCCCATCGACCGAGGCCACAGCTTGATGCCACCGAACAGGAGCAACCACGATGAGTGAACGCGAACGACTTTCGATCCGAGCGGCGGCGCGCATGCTTGGGGTCGCGCACGTCACCTTGATGAAGGCGCTCGACCGGGGCCGGCTTGTGGAGTCCGTCGTGCGCGACGCCGCGGGCCGCACCTGGCTAGACGCGGACCGTCTGCGGGAGGAGTGGGAGAGCAGCCGGAAGCAGCTACCGCCGCGCGCGTACCAACCCGCGGTGTCGCGCGAGACGAGAGCGGCCGTTGGTCAGCGCCTCGCGGAGGCCATCGCGGAGGAACAGGCTTTCGAGCGTGAGTTGCTGCTCTCCCTCGTCTCGGACGTCGTCGTGGGCGCAGCAGAGGAGTTGCGCCGGCTCGGGCAAGAGACCACCGAGGCCAACCTCACCGACGCGCTGGCGCTGGGGCCGAGCTTCGACGTGCTCGGCGCCCCGGCGCTCTTGGCCATGCGCGGCCTCATCGAAGACGGCGGCCCCGCGAGCGCGGAGAGGCGCGAGCTGGCGCGTCGCGCAGGCCGGGAAGCAGTGAGGGAGCGTCTGCGCTGGAAGAGGGAGGCTACCCATGGCGAAGCCTAGCGACGGAACGGTCGAGGTCGAGCTGACCCCCGATGTTCAACTGCTGATCATCGCGCTCGGGTCGCACGCGCTGCGCGGAGCAACGGACACGCTCAAGGCGCTGGAGGCTCAGGGGTGTGTGGTGACGAAGGAGCACCTTCGCTCCGTCGTCGCCGCGCTCAGGCCGCGGGAGTTCTGCGAGGCGGCCCTGGTCCTGTTGACCGACCCCGCGACAACCAACGAGCAGATGATCGCGGCGGCGCGCGAGATGGGCATCCGAGCCGCACACGAAGCGGGGCCGTTTGCCCGAGTGGTGAACTAGGCGTGCCCGTCTCCGCAGAACAGATCGCGCGCCTGCGCGTCGCCGCGGCGACAGGCGTCCTGCCGAAGGACTTGGGACGCTGGCTAGTGGAGTTCGTCACAGAGAACGCGCACCGGTCCGAGCGCGTCCGCATCCGCGACGATCTACTGCGCGAGGCGGCCTCGCGCCTCTCGGGCTCGCGCTGGGCCAAGGCCAAGCGCCTCGAGACGGAGATCGCTGCGAGTCTCAAAGGCCGGACGCCAAGTTACGACGACGGTGCGGCCGGGCTCGTAGCCCAAGCGCTCGAGGTCGGTCCGCGCACGCGACTCGCGCGCCGACAACTCCTGAGAATCCTGCGCTAGCGCGGCGCCTATCCCGGGCAGATCACTTCCGAGAACCACGCGAAGTTCGTATCCGGAGCGATATGAGTCCACTCCCCAGAACTAGTGCCCGCCGGGTTCCCCTTGCTGTCGAAAAGGGTTCCCTCAAGAACTCGCGACATCTTCTGCCCGCACTCGATCTCAAACAGGAAGCGAGCCACCAGCCGAGGCACTCGGCTGGCGTTGTGCTCCATGACCACTATCGCCACCATCGCTTCTGGGAAGCCGTCGCCAAGCTGTTGCCGAAACGACGGCGAGCCAAGCAAAGGAGGCACATACCCGCTCCCAATCTTGTCGCTTACCGTTTTGACGAGCGCGTCAGTCGCCTTCTTGCTGGAGGGGGTGCCAGCTTTCTTGAGCGCCGCTGCTGAGATGGATTTCACCCAAAAGCGAACACTGGGCCCCGACCGCTGCACAGAGTCGACGTCGTAGAAGAGAACAAGGTCTCCGGACTCTGGGCTGACCATACCCAAGTACTTCCAGTCGGAGGCGAGAGCTGTCTGACAGGAAGCAAGTAGCAGAAACGTCCAGAGCGCGCGCGACATCGCATCTCCCCTTGGGCGCGCATTCTACCCCAACACCGCCGAACCGGCAGAAGTGACACAGTACCGACTTGTGGTGACATCACCCACGGTGCGCTTCTGGTTCGTATGCAGACCCGCACCATGTCCGTCGACCTGGGCGAACGCGAGCGCAAGGAAGCCGCCTCGTCGCGCCGGTTCCCCGTATCCGTCTCCAGCGAGACCCCGGTCCAACGCGTGGACTGGCAGAGCGGCGG from Anaeromyxobacter dehalogenans 2CP-C includes:
- a CDS encoding PriCT-2 domain-containing protein: MTTKPSPEALRAALPAQLIATDAWVGHKAKKPLILPGCARLAKTNDPKTWRPFRDALAFLKRTYDDPQAGVGFVFQRKLGVVFIDFDHCLDTSGALLPWAAPLLEPFRGTYVERSLSGRGLHVLALGSVPHAFSKLVPPAAAGDEHIEVYSEKRYAAITGDTYDGAPAELLDKQKELDALLRALAPKATVAATRSDEHVPLSAQEVDKIRSALDAIDPDVGHDEWLRVGMALHFGFEGSAEGLALWNEWSAGGGKYKNGEPADRWRSFKRNGVTLGSLFHFAKKHGWRPEPTAEQDFGPALARDEAFVSLDDLNSQFFVIEESGRHFVACESYDHARRRRMLKRFSFAEFKARYLGRTVLNEKGRQIPMAKSWLEWPGRRQYLGGVVFVPGRSLPSDVLNLWGGWAVAPKPGDWSLLREHIHDVICSKNDELDAYVMGWLRRLVQRPDEPGEVVLVLRGVQGAGKSVVGYALQRMCGQHGMAVASQRAVTGQFNAHLRDLLLLVANEAVFPGDRSGTSALKALATDPTIFLEQKGIDAVEVPNYLHILMTTNENWAVPVALDDRRFAVLDVASSRVGNRPYFRALQAAVRNDDVIAAMLHDLLSEPLGSYEVRDIPRTEARHEQMMQSLEGAEAWLFHVLTLGELSPSAVEWPTFAATTTLYQSHEDWARSGKHRRLQDPAVIGRFLARFFATERPRSVGGARVRGYQLGTLAEARERFCSVLGLSSAVWGEDAGRDTSAADSRRVMEDLL